GGCGGTGAAGGTCAAGGTGAGCGGCAAGCGGCTCGTGACGAAGCGGCTGGTCGCCGTACGACGGTGACAGCGTTACTGTCATCGACATGCCCGAGGCCGAGCCCGAGGACCTCCTGACCCTCGACGAGCTGTGCGAGCGGGTCGGCATGAGCGTGCGCAACGTCCGCTTCTACACCTCGCGCGGGCTGGTCCCGCCGCCGATCCGCAAGGGCCGGTCGGGCTACTACACGCCCGACCACCTCGGCCGGCTCGAGCTGGTCCAGGAGCTGCAGAGCCACGGCTTCACGCTCAGCGCGATCGAGAAGTACGTCGCCGGCATCCCTGCGGACGCCACGCCGGAGGACCTGGCCCTGGCCCGCACCATGCTGGCGCCGTGGGACGTCGAGCGCCCGATCGAGATGTCGCGCGCGGAGCTGTGCACCCGCGCCGGTCGCGAGCTGTCCGACGACGACCTGCGCACGCTGGCCGCGCTGGGCGTGGTGTTCCCGCTCAAGCGCGGGCAGTACCAGGTCGCGGTCTCCCAGCTCACCGTCGGCCTGGGCATGCTCGACCTCGGCTTCCCCACCGAGGCCGCGCTCGCCGCCGCCGACATGTACGCGCGGCACGGTCGCGAGATCGCCAGGGAGCTCTACGACCTGTTCCGCACCATGGTCTGGCCGGTCTACCGCGACCAGGGCGCGTCGGCCGAGACCGTGCGCCAGGTGGTGGAGAAGATCAAGCCGTTGTCGATCGCCAGTCTGGTCTCGGCGTACGAGGCCGCGATGGACGAGACCAAGCGGGAGGGCATCGCCCGGCGCAGCCGCTGATCGGGTACCTCAGCGTGTGTCCCTAGGATCTGGCCGATGAGCGACGAGCCGCTGTGCGTCCTGGTGACCGGTGCCACCGGCTTCATCGGCGCGCGCCTGGTGCAGGCCCTGGTCGACGAGGGTCACGAGGTCAAGGCCATGACCCGCCGGCCCGAGGAGTACGACGGGCCGGGCCACCCGGTGGGCGGCGACGTGTCCGACCCGGGTTCGCTGGCCGAGCCGATGGACGGCGTGGACGTGGCCGTCTACCTCGTGCACTCCCTCGACGACAACGACTTCGAGCGCAAGGACGCCGAGGCCGCCCAGGCCTTCGGCCTGGCCGCGGCGGCGAGCGGTGTGCGCCAGATCGTCTACATGGGCGGGCTGGGCAAGGACGGCGACGACCTGTCGCCGCACCTGCGCTCGCGCCGTGAGGTGGAGAAGCTGCTCGGTGAGTCCGGGGTGCCGGTCACCGTGCTGCGCGCGGCGATCGTCGTGGGCGCGGGTGGCATCTCGTGGGAGATGACCCGACAGCTGGTCAAGAACCTCCCGGCGATGGTCGTGCCCAAGTGGGCCGACACGCGCACCCAGCCGATCGCCATCGACGACGTGATCCGCTACCTCGCCGGCGTGATCGGCAACGAGGAGACCTTCGGGCGGGTCTACGAGATCGGCGGCGCGGACCGGCTCACCTACATCGAGATGCTCCAGCAGGCCGGTGAGGTGATCAACGGCCGGCGGGTCAAGATCGTCACCGTCCCCCTGCTCACGCCGCGGCTGTCCTCGCACTGGATCGGCCTGGTCACCAATGTCGACGCCACGACCGCGTCCAACCTCATCGACTCGATGTCGACCGAGGTGCTGCAGACCGACTACACCATCCAGGACGTCGTGCCCGGCGAGCCGCTGACCTACCGCGAGGCCGTGGAGCGCGCGGTGAACGCCGACCGCTCGGCCTAGGGCCCAGCGCCTAGAAGAACACCAGCGGGAGCGCGACCAGCATGGTCAGCGACCACGCGCAGTGGGTGAGGATCGGCCCGAGGATCCCGCCGCTGGCGCGCCGCTCCAGCCCGACCACCGCGCCCAGCAGGACCGCGGCGAAGGCCAGCATCACGTTGCCGGTCGCGAGGGTGGCCACGAAGTAGAGCAGCGTGGTCCACAGGACCGGGCCGCGGGTGATCGCGGCGTAGGCCGCCCCGCGGAAGAACAGCTCCTCGGCGATGCCGTTGATCGCGGTGATCACGACGAGGATCGGCAGCGAGCCCTGGTCGGCGTAGTCGACGACCTTGACGACCTGGTCCTCGAGGAAGGACAGCCAGGAGATCGAGCGGACCAGCAGGGCGCCGGCCACGAAGACCGCGGCCAGGCCGAAGCCGAGCAGCAGGGGCGTGACGATCGGCCGGGCGTGCCGGTCGCGGAAGGCGATCCGTCCCAGGTGCAGGGGCCCGGAGACGAACGCGCCCACCGTCCAGATCGAGGCCAGCAGGATCGTCGCGGGGTAGAACCAGCTGCTGCCCGGCTCCAGCCGCAGCGAGAGTCCGAGGGCCACCCCGCCGAGCACGACGAAGCCGACCACCACCAGCTGGCGGCGGCGCAGCTCGCGCGGCTCCTGGCGGTGGTCGCGCGGGACCTGCTCCCACAGCGCCCGGCGCAACCAGGTCTGCACGGCGGTCGGCATCGGCTCGTTCCTCGACAGGCTGGGGTCAGTGGCGCCCGGTGCTCGGAGCGGCGGGCTGGCGGCGACGACCCCGACGGCGGGGACGCCCGGTGGTCGCGGTACCCGCCGGGCGGGCCTGTCCGCGCGGACGGCCACCGCCGGATCGGCGGGGCTCGGCCGGGGCCGCGGCGGGCTCGGCCGGGGCCAGGCCACCGGCCACCAGGACCCGCTCGCCCGGGGCGAGCGTGGCCAGCACCGGGTGGCGCGGGCCGTCGATGCGGGTGACGGTCGGCTTGATGCCGGCGGCCCGGGTCAGCGCGCGGACGTCGCCGACCTGCTCGGGCGTCATCAGCGTGATCACCGTGCCGGCCGCGCCGGCGCGCGCCGTACGACCGGAGCGGTGCAGGTAGGCCTTGTGCTCGGCCGGCGGGTCGGCGTGCACGACCAGCGCGACGTCGTCGACGTGGATGCCGCGGGCGGCGATGTCGGTGGCGACCAGGGTGGTGGCGCGCCCGGAGTGGAAGGCCTCCATGTTGCGGGTGCGCGCGCCCTGGCCGAGGTTGCCGTGCAGCTCGACGGCCGGTACGCCGGACCGGTTGAGCTGGCGGGCCAAGGCCTTGGCGCCGTGCTTGGTGCGGGTGAAGACGACCGTGCGGCCCGGCGCGCTGGTCAGGTCGACCAGCACCGGCACCCGCTGCTCGCGCGAGAGGTGCAGCACGTGGTGGTCCATCTTGGCGACCGGCGACTGCGCCGAGTCGGCCTCGTGGGTGACCGGCTGACGCAGGAACTGGCGCACCAGCACGTCCACGCCCTTGTCGAGCGTGGCCGAGAACAGAAGCCGCTGACCGTCCTTGGGCGTGGCCGCGAGCAGCCGGCGCACGGCGGGCAGGAACCCGAGGTCGGCCATGTGGTCGGCCTCGTCGAGCACGGTGATCTCGACGGCGCCGAGGTCGCAGTGGCGCTGCTGGATGAGGTCCTCGAGCCGGCCGGGGCAGGCGAGCACGATGTCGACGCCCTTGCGCAGGGCGTTGACCTGCGGACCCTGGCCGACGCCACCGAAGACGGTGCGCGTGGTCAGGCCGTACGCCGCGGCGAGGGGCGCGAGCGCCTCCTCGATCTGGCCGACCAGCTCACGGGTCGGGGCCAGGACCAG
This genomic window from Nocardioides anomalus contains:
- a CDS encoding NAD(P)H-binding protein; its protein translation is MSDEPLCVLVTGATGFIGARLVQALVDEGHEVKAMTRRPEEYDGPGHPVGGDVSDPGSLAEPMDGVDVAVYLVHSLDDNDFERKDAEAAQAFGLAAAASGVRQIVYMGGLGKDGDDLSPHLRSRREVEKLLGESGVPVTVLRAAIVVGAGGISWEMTRQLVKNLPAMVVPKWADTRTQPIAIDDVIRYLAGVIGNEETFGRVYEIGGADRLTYIEMLQQAGEVINGRRVKIVTVPLLTPRLSSHWIGLVTNVDATTASNLIDSMSTEVLQTDYTIQDVVPGEPLTYREAVERAVNADRSA
- a CDS encoding type II CAAX endopeptidase family protein, encoding MPTAVQTWLRRALWEQVPRDHRQEPRELRRRQLVVVGFVVLGGVALGLSLRLEPGSSWFYPATILLASIWTVGAFVSGPLHLGRIAFRDRHARPIVTPLLLGFGLAAVFVAGALLVRSISWLSFLEDQVVKVVDYADQGSLPILVVITAINGIAEELFFRGAAYAAITRGPVLWTTLLYFVATLATGNVMLAFAAVLLGAVVGLERRASGGILGPILTHCAWSLTMLVALPLVFF
- a CDS encoding MerR family transcriptional regulator, yielding MPEAEPEDLLTLDELCERVGMSVRNVRFYTSRGLVPPPIRKGRSGYYTPDHLGRLELVQELQSHGFTLSAIEKYVAGIPADATPEDLALARTMLAPWDVERPIEMSRAELCTRAGRELSDDDLRTLAALGVVFPLKRGQYQVAVSQLTVGLGMLDLGFPTEAALAAADMYARHGREIARELYDLFRTMVWPVYRDQGASAETVRQVVEKIKPLSIASLVSAYEAAMDETKREGIARRSR
- a CDS encoding DEAD/DEAH box helicase, which produces MPSFAELGVPADLAAVLQTRGITTPTPIQAATLPDSLAARDVLGRGRTGSGKTYAFLLPLVARLAASRSPRRPGRPRALVLAPTRELVGQIEEALAPLAAAYGLTTRTVFGGVGQGPQVNALRKGVDIVLACPGRLEDLIQQRHCDLGAVEITVLDEADHMADLGFLPAVRRLLAATPKDGQRLLFSATLDKGVDVLVRQFLRQPVTHEADSAQSPVAKMDHHVLHLSREQRVPVLVDLTSAPGRTVVFTRTKHGAKALARQLNRSGVPAVELHGNLGQGARTRNMEAFHSGRATTLVATDIAARGIHVDDVALVVHADPPAEHKAYLHRSGRTARAGAAGTVITLMTPEQVGDVRALTRAAGIKPTVTRIDGPRHPVLATLAPGERVLVAGGLAPAEPAAAPAEPRRSGGGRPRGQARPAGTATTGRPRRRGRRRQPAAPSTGRH